Proteins encoded in a region of the Zea mays cultivar B73 chromosome 2, Zm-B73-REFERENCE-NAM-5.0, whole genome shotgun sequence genome:
- the LOC100272498 gene encoding Glucose and ribitol dehydrogenase homolog, with the protein MRALLHLRLINPCSPRAPRLPATPARALVASFSGAWQAPSGRARARAAPPAVRAMASQQVFRAQQQQQQQFPAQQQESQPGKEHAMDPRPEAIVQDYKAANKLKDKVALVTGGDSGIGRAVCLCFAKEGATVAFTFVRGQEEKDAEETLRALRDIGSETGAREPMALPADLGYEANCREVVERVASAYGGRIDVVVNNAAEQYERESIGDVTEADLERVFRTNIFSYFLVSKHAVPRMEPGACIINTSSVNAYKGNKTLLDYTATKGAIVAFTRALSLQLADRGIRVNGVAPGPVWTPLIPASFGKEKVEQFGSQVPMKRAAQPAEIAPSFVFLASNQDSSYMSGQILHVNGGVIVNS; encoded by the exons ATGCGCGCGCTACTGCATCTGCGGCTCATCAATCCGTGCAGTCCCAGAGCACCCCGTCTTCCCGCTACTCCCGCAAGGGCGCTCGTCGCTTCCTTCTCCGGGGCGTGGCAGGCACCTTCTggtagagcgagagcgagagcagCGCCGCCGGCAGTTCGCGCTATGGCGTCCCAGCAGGTGTTCCgggctcagcagcagcagcagcagcagttcccggCTCAGCAGCAGGAGTCCCAGCCGGGgaaggagcacgcgatggaccccCGGCCCGAGGCCATCGTCCAGGACTACAAGGCCGCCAACAAGCTCAAGGACAAGGTGGCGCTCGTGACCGGCGGCGACTCCGGCATCGGGCGCGCCGTGTGCCTGTGCTTCGCGAAGGAGGGCGCGACGGTGGCCTTCACCTTCGTGAGGGGGCAGGAGGAGAAGGACGCGGAGGAGACGCTGCGTGCGCTGCGCGACATCGGGTCCGAGACGGGCGCGCGCGAGCCGATGGCCCTGCCCGCCGACCTCGGGTACGAGGCCAACTGCCGGGAGGTGGTGGAGCGGGTGGCGTCGGCGTACGGCGGGCGCATCGACGTGGTGGTGAACAACGCGGCGGAGCAGTACGAGCGGGAGAGCATCGGGGACGTGACGGAGGCGGACCTGGAGCGCGTGTTCCGCACCAACATCTTCTCCTACTTCCTGGTGTCCAAGCACGCGGTGCCGCGCATGGAGCCCGGCGCCTGCATCATCAACACCTCCTCCGTCAACGCGTACAAGGGCAACAAGACGCTGCTGGACTACACGGCCACCAAGGGCGCCATCGTGGCCTTCACGCGCGCGCTCTCGCTGCAGCTGGCCGACAGGGGCATCCGCGTCAACGGCGTCGCGCCGGGCCCCGTCTGGACGCCGCTCATCCCGGCGTCCTTCGGCAAGGAGAAGGTGGAGCAGTTCGGGTCCCAGGTGCCCATGAAGCGCGCCGCGCAGCCGGCCGAGATCGCGCCCAGCTTCGTCTTCCTCGCCAGCAACCAGGATTCGTCCTACATGTCCGGCCAGATCCTCCACGTCAACG GAGGCGTCATCGTCAATAGCTAG
- the LOC100282494 gene encoding GUP1 produces MGGVPWNRVELTLLVLYALGFYLVVIWRSLRLSHEYSGRLYGLRVGSLAGHLNDLSDAQWRNFRGNLPILTVVMGAFLILVNTLRYCYGLKGRGTALLWLILSLSYLCYLHGACVVFVLLIALINYSIVKLFAHYKYCTSLIWSFNLSVLILNRVYEGYSFSLFGQNMAFLDNYRGTFRWHICFNFVVLRMISFGCDYCWTIHSSHFDFKKHMQRCQVCYSGKTCYFALQERGLSLDRYTFLMYLCYLTYAPVYIAGPIVGYNAFAAQLEVPQKNYSFAQISWYGLRWILSFLLMEGMTHFFHYNAFVVSRLWQQLSPFEVFIISYGVLNFMWLKFFLIWRYFRFWSLVGGVETPENMPRCINNCHDLESFWKSWHASFNKWLVRYLYIPLGGSQRKLLSIWVIFTFVAVWHDLEWKLISWAWLTCLFFIPEILVKSLSSKFQATSSLGMLVHREFKAIAGAVTISCLMVANLVGYVVGPSGIKVLISRMAGKDALPSLAFIFTTFYVGVKLMFHIRDASKNQG; encoded by the exons ATGGGCGGCGTGCCCTGGAACCGGGTGGAACTTACGCTGCTCGTACTCTACGCGCTGGGCTTCTACCTCGTCGTGATCTGGAGGTCGCTTCGCCTCTCGCACG AATATTCCGGGAGGCTCTACGGACTACGCGTGGGATCACTTGCGGGTCATCTGAAT GACCTGTCGGATGCGCAATGGAGAAACTTCCGCGGGAACTTGCCAATTCTGACTGTTGTAATGGGAGCATTTCTGATTCTGGTCAATACGTTGAGATATTGCTATGGCCTGAAAGGTCGAGGTACTGCTTTGTTGTGGCTCATACTGTCTTTGAGCTATTTATGCTATCTTCACGGTGCTTG TGTTGTTTTTGTTCTTTTAATTGCACTGATTAATTACTCAATAGTGAAG CTATTTGCTCATTATAAGTATTGCACAAGTCTCATTTGGAGCTTCAACTTATCTGTTCTTATTCTTAACCGAGTTTATGAAGGATATTCATTCTCATTGTTCGG TCAAAATATGGCTTTTCTAGACAACTATCGGGGTACATTCAGGTGGCACATATGCTTCAATTTTG TTGTATTACGGATGATTAGCTTTGGATGTGATTACTGCTGGACAATTCATTCTTCTCATTTTGACTTCAAG AAACATATGCAAAGATGTCAGGTTTGTTATTCTGGAAAGACATGCTACTTTGCTTTGCAG GAAAGAGGGCTCAGTCTTGACAGATATACATTTCTTATGTATTTATGCTACTTGACATATGCTCCAGTGTATATTGCTGGACCTATTGTTGGATACAATGCATTTGCTGCTCAG TTAGAGGTACCCCAGAAAAATTATTCATTTGCACAAATATCTTGGTATGGTCTAAGGTGGATTTTGAGTTTCCTTCTTATGGAAGGCATGACACACTTTTTCCACTACAATGCCTTTGTAGTAAG CCGGCTATGGCAGCAGTTATCCCCTTTTGAGGTTTTCATCATCAGTTATGGG GTGTTAAACTTTATGTGGTTGAAATTCTTTCTTATTTGGCGCTACTTCCGGTTTTGGTCACTG GTTGGAGGAGTCGAGACTCCTGAAAACATGCCAAGGTGTATAAATAATTGCCATGATCTGGAGAGTTTCTGGAAAAGCTGGCATGCTTCTTTTAATAAATGGTTGGTTAG GTACTTATACATTCCTCTTGGTGGTTCTCAAAGAAAACTACTGAGTATCTGGGTGATATTCACGTTTGTAGCAGTGTGGCATGATCTAGAATG GAAACTTATCTCATGGGCATGGTTGACTTGCTTATTTTTCATTCCAGAGATATTGGTTAAATCTCTGTCCAGCAAATTTCAG GCAACTAGTTCCCTTGGGATGCTTGTTCACCGTGAATTTAAAGCAATTGCTGGTGCAGTGACAATCAGCTGTCTTATG GTGGCAAATCTTGTTGGTTACGTCGTGGGGCCATCCGGGATTAAAGTTCTGATATCAAGAATGGCTGGGAAGGATG CCCTGCCTTCCCTTGCCTTCATATTTACTACGTTCTACGTGGGCGTTAAG CTTATGTTCCATATACGGGATGCTAGCAAGAACCAAGGTTGA